A window of Fictibacillus halophilus contains these coding sequences:
- a CDS encoding glyceraldehyde-3-phosphate dehydrogenase — MKAKIAINGLGRIGRMVFRKMMENDEFEVVAVNASYPAETLAHMVKYDSIHGTYPGEVVAGEDALFVDGKKVQLVNSRDPRELPWGTLGVDIVIEATGKFVSQESAGLHIEAGAKKVIITAPGKDEDITIVMGVNDSDYISSKHHIISNASCTTNCLAPVIKVLDDQFGVQSGMMTTVHAYTNDQKNIDNPHKDLRRARACGTSIIPTSTGAAKAISKVLPHLEGKLNGMALRVPTPNVSLVDVVVELKTPVSKDQVNHAFQSASEGSMRGILGYSDLPLVSIDYNGNENSSIVDGLSTMVMDGNKVKVLAWYDNEWGYSCRVVDLAKHVSVALNMPVQEKNVSVS, encoded by the coding sequence ATGAAAGCAAAAATTGCAATTAATGGCTTGGGGAGAATCGGAAGAATGGTCTTCCGCAAAATGATGGAGAACGATGAATTTGAGGTTGTAGCTGTTAATGCCAGCTATCCAGCTGAAACTCTTGCTCATATGGTTAAGTACGATTCTATACATGGGACGTATCCTGGAGAAGTTGTTGCTGGAGAAGATGCCCTTTTTGTTGATGGAAAAAAAGTTCAATTAGTTAACTCTCGCGATCCTCGTGAACTACCTTGGGGAACGTTAGGTGTTGATATTGTTATAGAAGCAACGGGGAAATTTGTTTCACAAGAATCTGCTGGTCTTCATATTGAAGCAGGTGCAAAGAAAGTAATTATTACTGCACCAGGGAAAGATGAAGACATTACAATTGTTATGGGAGTAAATGATAGCGATTACATTTCTTCTAAACACCATATTATTTCTAATGCATCATGCACAACGAACTGTTTAGCACCTGTGATTAAAGTGCTGGATGATCAGTTCGGGGTACAATCTGGCATGATGACGACTGTGCATGCATATACGAATGACCAGAAAAATATTGATAATCCACATAAAGACTTAAGACGTGCACGTGCATGTGGAACTTCGATTATTCCAACTTCTACAGGTGCTGCAAAAGCAATATCAAAAGTATTGCCACATTTAGAAGGTAAATTGAATGGAATGGCACTACGCGTTCCAACACCTAACGTTTCATTGGTTGACGTTGTTGTGGAGTTGAAGACTCCTGTATCGAAAGACCAAGTCAATCACGCTTTTCAATCCGCTTCTGAAGGTTCAATGCGTGGGATCTTAGGTTACAGCGATCTGCCGTTAGTATCAATCGATTATAATGGAAATGAGAACTCTTCAATCGTAGACGGCTTATCAACAATGGTGATGGACGGAAATAAAGTAAAGGTCCTTGCTTGGTACGACAATGAATGGGGTTATTCATGCCGAGTAGTAGATCTAGCTAAACATGTAAGTGTTGCTTTAAATATGCCGGTCCAAGAAAAAAATGTATCTGTATCATAA
- the coaE gene encoding dephospho-CoA kinase (Dephospho-CoA kinase (CoaE) performs the final step in coenzyme A biosynthesis.) encodes MIIGLTGGIATGKSTVSNIIKSQGIPVVDADIISREVVMPEKEAYEKIVACFGEQILNDDKTINRAGLGEIIFNDSEKRTMLNDIVHPAVRKEMRRQADAYLRSGESLVVMDIPLLFESKLTHMVDRTWLVYATPEIQLQRLMKRDHFSEKQAMSRIHSQMPINEKKELADVVIMNNGSLSELENNVLSLLKQTEKQT; translated from the coding sequence GTGATTATTGGATTAACAGGAGGCATCGCAACAGGAAAATCAACCGTCAGCAACATCATTAAGAGTCAAGGGATTCCTGTAGTTGATGCTGATATCATTTCAAGAGAAGTGGTTATGCCAGAGAAAGAAGCGTATGAGAAGATCGTTGCCTGTTTTGGTGAACAAATATTAAATGATGACAAGACGATAAACAGAGCAGGATTAGGAGAAATCATTTTTAATGATTCAGAAAAAAGAACGATGCTGAACGACATTGTTCATCCTGCTGTTAGAAAAGAAATGAGAAGGCAAGCAGATGCTTATCTACGTTCAGGTGAGTCTCTAGTGGTCATGGATATACCTCTTTTGTTTGAGAGTAAGCTTACACATATGGTTGATCGTACATGGTTAGTATATGCAACGCCCGAAATACAACTTCAAAGATTAATGAAACGTGATCATTTTTCAGAAAAGCAAGCGATGTCTAGAATCCATTCACAGATGCCGATTAATGAAAAAAAGGAATTAGCAGATGTAGTCATCATGAATAATGGATCTCTTTCAGAGCTAGAAAATAATGTGCTTTCATTGTTAAAACAAACGGAAAAACAGACCTGA
- the ytaF gene encoding sporulation membrane protein YtaF: MVAYSFVLLALAVSLDSFGAGLTYGMKSIKIPFRSIIIIAICSAVTFLLSMLLGFTLEQFISHKTGEILGGLILLGIGIYSLWQVFLPEKENVECLEKEPKNIVLFEIKSLGIVIHILKKPVMADIDKSGSITGLEAVLLGIALSLDAFGAGIGAALIDLSPSLTTITIAMMSALFLWGGMILGLYLYNKTNWMKGLSILPGVLLIVMGLLKM, from the coding sequence ATGGTGGCTTACTCATTTGTATTACTGGCACTAGCCGTCAGCCTGGACAGTTTTGGAGCCGGATTAACGTATGGAATGAAATCCATTAAAATTCCTTTTCGCTCCATTATAATCATCGCAATTTGTTCAGCTGTTACCTTTTTACTTTCAATGTTGCTTGGATTTACGTTAGAACAATTTATCTCACACAAGACAGGTGAGATATTGGGAGGCTTGATTCTTTTAGGAATCGGAATCTACTCTCTATGGCAGGTTTTCTTACCAGAGAAAGAGAACGTTGAGTGCTTGGAAAAAGAACCTAAGAACATTGTGCTTTTTGAAATTAAATCGTTGGGAATTGTCATACACATTCTGAAGAAACCAGTTATGGCTGATATCGATAAGTCTGGTTCGATTACAGGCTTAGAAGCTGTACTGCTTGGAATAGCATTATCGCTTGATGCTTTTGGGGCGGGAATTGGAGCAGCACTCATAGACCTGTCACCTTCATTAACAACCATTACAATTGCGATGATGAGTGCTTTATTCTTATGGGGTGGTATGATACTAGGATTATATCTTTATAACAAAACAAACTGGATGAAGGGATTATCAATCCTGCCAGGAGTTTTGCTGATTGTAATGGGATTACTAAAAATGTAA